The Engystomops pustulosus chromosome 4, aEngPut4.maternal, whole genome shotgun sequence genome contains a region encoding:
- the LOC140128588 gene encoding extracellular calcium-sensing receptor-like, whose protein sequence is MWIVDTSVETYYKSKFWHLRFNFENYQHFQALSFAVEEVNQNPNILPNVTLGFQAYDSCDVLHLDLAGALQVLSGIDSAIPNYRCLSNIPFTALIGAAVSTHSILLAHILGLYGYPQISHLSTSRVLSDRKKFPSFFRTVPSDAFQSLGLAKLVLYFGWTWVGLLAMDNDYGQQGIQLVKQEIIKGGACVAFSENIALNKPDRNAPHIVKVMKESTAKVVVVFSIDVHLVPVLEEMLSQNVTNKIFVASEGWSMTKLHLMSRFAKILSGTIGLALYSGTIPGFSTFLSHVHPFMKLGGNWAKMFWQEAFSCKFLNNVNSTTFSDPSLKKCTGEEDLQSIHNAFTDVSNFRTTYNIYMAVHIVAKALEDLRNCLVAEGTFPSTQCVDIHSFKPQQLLRYMKKVRVKLNGGREVYFDENGDPPAVYDIVNWQLNPEGTIKQVKVGSYDTSLTPSQVFTIDTSILRWGDENIQVPSSVCSQNCPPGFWKAAKAGQPSCCFECLPCSLGEISNETGSFNCFKCPWDQWPNPQKSQCLPKDLEYLSYKDPLGITLTITSIISSLTPDIILRLFIMKKSTPVVKANNYSLSCLLLISLSLCFLSSLAFIGYPQAENCLLRQAIFGMVFGLCISCILAKTIIVVIAFMATKPNSNLRKWTKPWVSYMIVFGGFMVQFLLCVIWLSLTPPFPQYNAETKPGFIIVECNEGSPTAFWTMLGYLFLLATISFVVAFLARKLPDSFNEAQFITFSMLAFLSVWISYIPASLSAQGKYTVAMEVFAILASSWALVICMFFPKCFIIVFRSSLNTKGNIMRKDKF, encoded by the exons GTTCAATTTTGAGAACTATCAGCATTTTCAGGCCTTATCTTTTGCTGTAGAGGAGGTGAACCAGAATCCCAACATCCTCCCCAATGTGACATTGGGCTTCCAGGCCTATGACTCTTGTGATGTTCTCCATCTGGACTTGGCAGGAGCTTTACAAGTTCTAAGTGGGATCGATTCCGCCATCCCCAACTACCGCTGTCTATCCAACATCCCTTTCACTGCCTTGATTGGAGCTGCCGTCTCCACTCACTCAATTCTATTGGCTCATATTCTGGGCCTCTATGGGTATCCTCAG ATCAGTCACCTATCAACAAGTCGAGTCCTCAGTGACCGCAAAAAATTTCCATCCTTCTTCAGGACCGTTCCAAGTGATGCCTTCCAGTCCCTAGGACTTGCCAAACTGGTTCTCTACTTTGGTTGGACTTGGGTTGGACTACTGGCGATGGATAACGATTATGGTCAGCAAGGAATCCAACTGGTCAAGCAAGAAATAATAAAAGGCGGAGCTTGTGTAGCTTTTAGTGAGAACATCGCCTTGAATAAACCAGATCGTAACGCTCCACACATTGTCAAAGTGATGAAGGAGTCAACAGCAAAAGTTGTGGTTGTCTTTTCCATAGATGTTCATCTAGTTCCGGTTCTGGAGGAGATGTTGAGTCAGAATGTCACAAATAAGATATTTGTTGCCAGTGAAGGTTGGTCTATGACTAAACTGCATCTCATGAGTCGATTTGCAAAAATTTTGTCAGGTACTATTGGTTTGGCTCTGTACAGTGGAACGATTCCAGGATTCAGTACGTTCCTTAGTCATGTCCATCCATTCATGAAGTTAGGAGGGAATTGGGCAAAAATGTTTTGGCAGGAGGCCTTTAGCTGCAAATTTTTGAATAATGTTAATTCAACCACATTTTCAGACCCATCATTGAAAAAATGTACGGGGGAAGAAGATCTCCAAAGCATCCACAATGCTTTCACAGATGTTTCCAACTTTAGGACAACATATAACATTTATATGGCAGTTCACATCGTGGCCAAAGCGCTTGAAGATCTGAGGAATTGTTTGGTTGCAGAGGGAACATTCCCATCTACCCAATGTGTTGACATCCATAGTTTCAAGCCCCAGCAG CTTCTGCGCTATATGAAGAAGGTAAGGGTGAAGTTAAATGGGGGGAGAGAAGTTTACTTTGATGAAAACGGAGATCCGCCTGCTGTCTACGACATAGTCAACTGGCAACTGAATCCTGAAGGAACCATCAAACAAGTCAAGGTTGGAAGTTATGATACTTCACTAACTCCAAGTCAAGTCTTCACCATTGACACAAGTATCTTGCGTTGGGGTGATGAGAACATTCAG GTTCCGTCTTCGGTTTGTAGCCAGAATTGTCCTCCAGGTTTTTGGAAAGCGGCTAAAGCAGGGCAACCTTCCTGCTGCTTTGAATGCCTCCCATGTTCTCTTGGGGAAATCAGCAATGAAACAG GCTCCTTCAACTGTTTCAAATGCCCATGGGATCAGTGGCCAAATCCACAAAAATCTCAGTGCCTTCCCAAAGACCTGGAGTACCTTTCCTATAAAGACCCACTAGGAATTACATTGACCATAACCAGCATCATATCTTCATTAACTCCAGACATCATCCTGCGGCTGTTCATCATGAAGAAATCCACCCCTGTTGTGAAAGCCAACAACTACTCTCTGAGCTGTCTCCTGCTCATTTCCCTGTCTCTGTGTTTCCTCAGCTCTTTAGCTTTCATCGGCTATCCACAGGCGGAGAACTGTTTGCTTCGTCAAGCAATCTTTGGCATGGTATTTGGTCTTTGCATCTCCTGCATTTTGGCCAAAACCATTATAGTAGTCATTGCCTTCATGGCTACTAAACCAAATAGCAATCTCCGGAAATGGACCAAGCCATGGGTGTCCTACATGATAGTATTTGGTGGCTTCATGGTACAATTCTTATTGTGTGTCATTTGGTTATCCCTAACACCTCCATTTCCTCAATATAATGCAGAGACAAAGCCTGGATTCATTATTGTAGAATGTAATGAGGGATCGCCTACAGCTTTCTGGACTATGCTTGGTTATCTCTTTCTTCTGGCCACCATTAGTTTTGTAGTAGCCTTCCTGGCTCGGAAACTTCCAGATAGTTTCAATGAAGCTCAGTTCATTACCTTCAGCATGTTGGCCTTCCTCAGCGTCTGGATATCTTATATCCCAGCCTCTCTCAGTGCCCAGGGCAAGTACACTGTAGCTATGGAAGTATTTGCCATCTTAGCATCAAGTTGGGCTCTTGTCATCTGCATGTTTTTTCCTAAATGTTTCATTATAGTTTTCAGGTCCTCCTTGAACACTAAAGGGAATATCATGCGCAAAGACAAATTTTGA
- the LOC140128589 gene encoding extracellular calcium-sensing receptor-like codes for MIGVLSSIYSNKIYQKLSFNVRPPKTTCRLFSLEYYQRLQAFLFAIEEFNKDPNILANVTLGFQMYDTCDISHFDLQGALQYLTDSRTSIAGTQCNSRPLFTVTIGATISYNSIIVAHVLGTFRYPQISAFSSVSALSNKKVFPSFFRTVLSDKVQSYGLSQLILSFGWTWIGLVALDSDYGLQGIQPIKEEIVKVGACVAFIEYILLGQPDLNAPHIVRTIKESSASVVVVFSTDVEFAVIINELQKLNVTGKIFIGNAGWSRSVLLSQSQYSPVLSGSLCLATEDFVVPGLSQFLANIHPSTTKTATWTRMYWEKVFSCQFFPQNQTVPSVNPVKMCTGLERVEEVKNNSNYIASLKSTYHTFTAVHVIAKALEDLRSCKMGEGPFSNGTCADIWNFKPWQLTYYMKRVRLNVNGVNKKFFDDNGDPSRVYAVVNWQLKADGTMTQVKIGNYNFKALPSRALTMNSSLIVWNLGSKQVPSSRCSDSCSVGFRKAALQGKPTCCFACVPCLQGEISNQTDSLNCLRCPWDQWPNPERSRCLQKPIEFLSYEDILGASLVATSILSSFIPAVIWILFIHYKHTPLVKASNYSLSCLLLQSLSLCFICSLGFIGYPDHDRCLLRQVSFGLIFTLCVACILAKTIMVVFAFMATRPGSSLRKWTTLRVSYTIILICFFLQLILCITWMSVAPPSPKYNTETKPGLIIVDCNDGSTIAFWAMLSYLFLLATISFIVAFLARKLPDSFNEAQFITFSMLAFLSVWISFIPASLSAQGKYTVAMEVFAILASSWAMLICMFFPKCYILLIRPEMNSKEKLMMRNKEKI; via the exons ATGATCGGAGTTTTATCATCTATTTACTCCAACAAGATCTACCAAAAACTTTCCTTCAATGTCCGGCCACCCAAGACGACCTGCAGATT ATTCAGCCTTGAATATTATCAGCGGCTCCAGGCATTTTTGTTTGCAATTGAGGAATTTAACAAAGATCCCAATATTTTGGCAAACGTGACATTAGGATTCCAGATGTATGACACATGTGATATATCTCACTTTGATTTACAAGGAGCTTTACAGTACCTGACGGACTCTAGGACCTCTATCGCTGGAACCCAGTGTAATTCTAGGCCACTGTTCACTGTTACAATTGGGGCCACAATTTCCTACAATTCAATCATTGTAGCTCATGTTTTGGGGACCTTCAGATACCCACAG atCAGCGCATTCTCAAGTGTTTCTGCCCTAAGTAACAAGAAAGTGTTTCCATCCTTCTTCAGGACTGTCTTGAGTGACAAGGTCCAATCTTATGGATTGTCTCAGCTGATTCTGAGCTTTGGCTGGACCTGGATTGGTCTTGTGGCTCTTGATAGTGATTATGGTCTTCAGGGAATTCAGCCGATAAAAGAAGAAATAGTCAAGGTTGGAGCCTGTGTGGCCTTCATAGAATATATTCTACTCGGCCAACCTGACCTCAACGCTCCTCATATCGTGAGGACCATAAAAGAGTCTTCTGCTTCAGTTGTGGTTGTTTTTTCTACAGACGTTGAATTTGCTGTAATAATTAACGAGTTACAAAAGTTGAATGTTACGGGTAAGATTTTTATTGGGAATGCAGGATGGTCCCGGTCAGTGTTATTGTCACAAAGCCAATATTCCCCAGTTTTATCTGGAAGTCTTTGCTTAGCCACTGAAGATTTTGTTGTCCCTGGATTAAGCCAGTTCCTGGCCAACATCCATCCATCTACCACTAAGACTGCAACATGGACCAGGATGTATTGGGAGAAAGTCTTCTCCTGCCAGTTTTTCCCTCAAAACCAAACAGTTCCTTCAGTAAACCCAGTGAAGATGTGCACAGGATTAGAACGAGTAGAAGAAGTCAAGAATAATTCCAACTACATCGCCAGCTTGAAGTCAACTTATCATACGTTTACTGCTGTCCATGTCATAGCCAAAGCTTTGGAAGATCTCAGAAGCTGTAAGATGGGTGAAGGGCCTTTTTCTAATGGGACCTGTGCAGATATTTGGAATTTCAAACCATGGCAG CTCACTTACTACATGAAAAGGGTCAGGCTCAACGTTAATGGAGTGAATAAAAAATTTTTCGATGATAATGGAGATCCTTCAAGAGTTTACGCAGTTGTCAACTGGCAGCTGAAGGCAGACGGGACCATGACACAAGTGAAGATAGGCAACTACAACTTTAAGGCCCTTCCATCTCGAGCTCTGACCATGAACTCAAGTCTCATCGTGTGGAACCTGGGGAGTAAACAG GTCCCGTCCTCACGTTGTAGTGACAGTTGCTCCGTGGGATTCAGGAAAGCCGCCCTACAAGGGAAACCTACATGTTGCTTTGCCTGTGTGCCATGTCTACAAGGAGAGATCTCAAATCAGACAG ATTCCTTGAACTGCTTAAGATGTCCATGGGATCAGTGGCCAAATCCAGAAAGATCCAGGTGTCTTCAAAAACCCATAGAGTTCCTGTCTTATGAAGATATCTTAGGAGCCTCTTTGGTCGCAACCAGCATATTGTCTTCCTTCATCCCAGCTGTTATCTGGATTCTTTTCATCCACTATAAACACACACCACTTGTGAAGGCCAGTAATTACTCACTAAGTTGTCTTCTACTGCAATCCCTCAGTCTCTGCTTTATCTGCTCTCTAGGATTTATTGGTTATCCTGATCATGATAGATGTCTCCTACGTCAGGTGTCCTTTGGTCTGATCTTCACTCTCTGTGTTGCATGTATATTGGCTAAGACCATCATGGTGGTTTTTGCCTTCATGGCCACTAGACCAGGAAGTAGTCTAAGGAAATGGACAACCCTAAGAGTCTCCTACACAATTATTCTTATTTGCTTTTTTCTTCAGTTAATTTTGTGCATCACTTGGATGTCAGTGGCTCCTCCGTCGCCAAAATACAACACTGAAACTAAACCAGGTCTCATCATCGTTgactgtaatgatgggtcaaccATTGCTTTTTGGGCCATGCTCAGTTATCTCTTTCTTCTGGCCACCATAAGCTTCATAGTGGCCTTCTTGGCTCGAAAACTCCCAGACAGTTTCAATGAAGCCCAGTTTATTACATTTAGTATGTTGGCCTTTCTTAGTGTCTGGATATCTTTTATTCCGGCCTCTCTCAGTGCTCAGGGCAAATATACAGTGGCCATGGAGGTATTTGCTATCCTGGCATCTAGTTGGGCAATGTTAATCTGTATGTTCTTCcctaaatgttatattttactgATCAGACCAGAGATGAACTCGAAAGAAAAACTCATGATGAGAAATAAAGAGAAAATTTAA